Proteins from one Clostridium cellulovorans 743B genomic window:
- a CDS encoding GNAT family N-acetyltransferase, whose amino-acid sequence MVIDKLKAEDIPHLLELYSSLVPFELSIENSFEVYKQMLKDESYHLLVAKEDNELLGSVLGICCKSLTVPFLVIEDVIVKEGLRGKGIGRKLMEALDEFAKKNNCAYSILVSSGFRKEAHKFYENVGFIDSVKGFRKVY is encoded by the coding sequence ATGGTTATAGATAAGTTAAAGGCAGAGGATATTCCACATTTATTGGAGTTATATAGTAGTCTAGTTCCATTTGAACTTTCAATTGAAAACTCTTTTGAAGTATATAAGCAAATGTTAAAGGATGAAAGTTATCATTTATTAGTTGCTAAGGAAGACAATGAACTTCTAGGCTCTGTACTTGGAATATGCTGCAAAAGTTTGACAGTTCCTTTCTTGGTAATCGAAGATGTGATTGTTAAAGAAGGTTTGAGAGGAAAAGGAATTGGAAGAAAACTTATGGAAGCTCTTGATGAATTTGCTAAAAAGAATAATTGTGCTTATTCAATCCTTGTATCATCTGGTTTTAGAAAAGAGGCTCATAAGTTTTATGAAAATGTTGGTTTTATAGATAGTGTGAAAGGGTTTCGAAAAGTCTATTAG